One Saimiri boliviensis isolate mSaiBol1 chromosome 5, mSaiBol1.pri, whole genome shotgun sequence genomic window carries:
- the SPATA3 gene encoding spermatogenesis-associated protein 3 produces MKKVKKKRSEARRHRESTGQHPSSNSTSQQPSPESTPQQPSPESTPQQPSPESTPQQSSLETTSGQPASQALPAPEVRRSSRCLLPPDANVKASPQPRKAGPLTHAAPHSCSYATCPCSSACWRRLGLCHSRIFDVLLPRDWQMAPGRGLPNLLTFYRRSSRKPSSHRNACPPSPRNCGCGSGGSRSCLLHH; encoded by the exons ATGAAAAAGGTCAAGAAGAAAAGGTCAGAGGCCAGACGCCACCGAGAGTCTACTGGCCAGCATCCTAGCTCCAACTCTACCTCTCAGCAGC CTAGCCCTGAGTCCACCCCACAGCAGCCTAGCCCTGAGTCCACCCCACAGCAGCCTAGCCCTGAGTCCACACCACAGCAGTCTAGCCTGGAAACCACCTCCGGGCAGCCAGCATCCCAAGCCCTTCCGGCACCTGAAGTCCGCCGCTCCTCTCGGTGCCTGTTACCTCCAGATGCTAATGTGAAGGCATCCCCTCAACCCAGGAAAGCAG GGCCTCTGACGCATGCCGCCCCGCATTCCTGCTCCTATGCCACTTGCCCCTGCAGCTCTGCTTGCTGGCGTCGTCTGGGACTGTGCCATAGCCGCATCTTCGACGTCCTTCTGCCTCGGGACTGGCAGATGGCACCAGGGAGAGGACTCCCCAACCTGCTCACCTTCTACAG AAGATCTTCAAGGAAACCCTCCAGTCATCGTAACGCGTGTCCTCCAAGCCCTCGGAACTGTGGCTGTGGCTCTGGGGGCTCTAGGAGCTGCCTACTACATCATTGA
- the C5H2orf72 gene encoding uncharacterized protein C2orf72 homolog isoform X1 produces the protein MERELEALATRPTLPAEPPFQALVEAAGGRGQVLLVGELWEREQSRALLLDFARAVFPPEPGADKPSGADKPSGAAAAEGAGPVGARGAQRAAGARAIRSPLVFVLCRASSLAAREPRRRLREMLRDVRGRRRAGAALVGVLVAEAGPEDAVALGLRLLEALLRAVFGRQAGGPVQAAAYCPSRPASCLAVQAAACRALQAAGAERPVDGAWERPGLPGLLACFSWGPWSRRKDQGVTACRSPAQDNFQEPEEQLALTAMFPNGDCEDLGRGSKACDGVVHTPAEPSGDSR, from the exons ATGGAGCGCGAGCTGGAAGCGCTGGCGACCCGGCCCACGCTCCCGGCGGAGCCTCCCTTCCAGGCGCTGGTGGAGGCGGCTGGGGGCCGCGGGCAGGTGCTGCTGGTGGGCGAGCTGTGGGAGCGCGAACAGAGCCGCGCTCTGCTGCTGGACTTCGCCCGGGCAGTGTTCCCGCCCGAGCCAGGCGCGGACAAGCCGAGCGGAGCGGACAAGCCGAgcggcgcggcggcggcggagggcgCGGGACCCGTGGGAGCGCGCGGGGCGCAGAGGGCGGCGGGGGCGCGCGCTATCCGCTCGCCGCTGGTCTTCGTGCTTTGCCGCGCGTCGTCGCTGGCAGCCCGGGAGCCTCGGCGCCGCCTGCGGGAGATGCTGCGGGACGTGCGCGGCCGGCGGCGGGCCGGGGCGGCGCTGGTGGGGGTGCTGGTGGCCGAGGCTGGGCCCGAGGACGCGGTGGCGCTGGGGCTACGACTGCTGGAGGCGCTGCTGCGCGCAGTGTTCGGCCGCCAGGCTGGGGGCCCGGTGCAGGCGGCTGCCTACTGCCCCAGCCGCCCGGCCTCCTGTCTGGCAGTCCAGGCGGCCGCCTGCCGGGCCCTGCAAGCCGCCGGAGCCGAGCGACCAG TGGATGGAGCCTGGGAGAGGCCAGGCCTCCCAGGACTGCTGGCCTGCTTTTCCTGGGGTCCCTGGAGCCGGAGGAAGGACCAGGGTGTCACTGCCTGCAGAAGCCCAGCTCAGG ATAACTTCCAGGAACCTGAGGAGCAGCTGGCACTAACAGCCATGTTTCCCAATGGAGACTGTGAAGACCTTGGAAGGGGGTCAAAAGCCTGTGATGGAGTTGTCCACACTCCTGCTGAGCCCAGTGGAGACTCGAGATGA
- the C5H2orf72 gene encoding uncharacterized protein C2orf72 homolog isoform X2 codes for MERELEALATRPTLPAEPPFQALVEAAGGRGQVLLVGELWEREQSRALLLDFARAVFPPEPGADKPSGADKPSGAAAAEGAGPVGARGAQRAAGARAIRSPLVFVLCRASSLAAREPRRRLREMLRDVRGRRRAGAALVGVLVAEAGPEDAVALGLRLLEALLRAVFGRQAGGPVQAAAYCPSRPASCLAVQAAACRALQAAGAERPVDGAWERPGLPGLLACFSWGPWSRRKDQGVTACRSPAQGECTPTSCTLRTR; via the exons ATGGAGCGCGAGCTGGAAGCGCTGGCGACCCGGCCCACGCTCCCGGCGGAGCCTCCCTTCCAGGCGCTGGTGGAGGCGGCTGGGGGCCGCGGGCAGGTGCTGCTGGTGGGCGAGCTGTGGGAGCGCGAACAGAGCCGCGCTCTGCTGCTGGACTTCGCCCGGGCAGTGTTCCCGCCCGAGCCAGGCGCGGACAAGCCGAGCGGAGCGGACAAGCCGAgcggcgcggcggcggcggagggcgCGGGACCCGTGGGAGCGCGCGGGGCGCAGAGGGCGGCGGGGGCGCGCGCTATCCGCTCGCCGCTGGTCTTCGTGCTTTGCCGCGCGTCGTCGCTGGCAGCCCGGGAGCCTCGGCGCCGCCTGCGGGAGATGCTGCGGGACGTGCGCGGCCGGCGGCGGGCCGGGGCGGCGCTGGTGGGGGTGCTGGTGGCCGAGGCTGGGCCCGAGGACGCGGTGGCGCTGGGGCTACGACTGCTGGAGGCGCTGCTGCGCGCAGTGTTCGGCCGCCAGGCTGGGGGCCCGGTGCAGGCGGCTGCCTACTGCCCCAGCCGCCCGGCCTCCTGTCTGGCAGTCCAGGCGGCCGCCTGCCGGGCCCTGCAAGCCGCCGGAGCCGAGCGACCAG TGGATGGAGCCTGGGAGAGGCCAGGCCTCCCAGGACTGCTGGCCTGCTTTTCCTGGGGTCCCTGGAGCCGGAGGAAGGACCAGGGTGTCACTGCCTGCAGAAGCCCAGCTCAGGGTGAGTGCACCCCGACCTCCTGCACCCTGAGGACCAG ATAA